One window from the genome of Pedobacter schmidteae encodes:
- a CDS encoding DUF3857 domain-containing protein, which translates to MNQKKLLVIALLLFSIFSYAQEKETPKPKTFKYGQVNMDEFATKVTGADSAASAVTLFDVGRGYFEISSRTGDFVYVFERHIRYKILNKGGYDYGNLELQFYKNGINETKLDYMDAATYNLDGGKIVVSKINKDAKFSEKQDKNYTLKKFALPNVKEGSIVEYKYKTSSDFIFTLGPWYFQRSIPTLYSQFEVTIPEYYKYKPSGGGYLFLNPQRESVNQTFLVGGATYTTQSAKMSFQVENAPGLKRESFVTTMDDYVSKIGFELASITIPGQVYREYTSTWPKIVKGLKEDENFGGFLNKRGYSKTLLKDLLKGETKADTVLQIIFNYVKNNIKWNEEYRKYASETNIKAVFDKKTGSSADINLSLLNLLTEANITASPVLLSTRENGAHPGVPMLTDFNNVIVMAEMGDQQILLDATDKDHTPGLIAYDNLNHQGLKVNLKDEDGSWISLEEAKMSRRNINLILTLSPENTFAGKLYLSSSHYEALKRRNQYRSATNETDFLKTYKTEKPGLGIKNYQIQQLDNLTEPLIETMDVMIEDNVEEAGNLAYFAPLLFERTKENPFKLEERMFPVDFGFPTEENYRITIDFPTGYQLDKTPKNEKISLPEDAGSFIFLFAVEANKLMITSKISIKKALFTSEEYHYLKELFKNIVRKQAEQIVFKKG; encoded by the coding sequence ATGAATCAGAAAAAATTGCTGGTTATAGCACTCCTGTTATTTTCAATATTTTCCTACGCCCAGGAAAAAGAAACACCTAAACCAAAAACATTTAAATACGGCCAGGTAAATATGGATGAATTTGCCACCAAAGTAACCGGAGCCGATTCGGCTGCATCGGCTGTTACACTTTTTGATGTGGGCAGAGGTTACTTTGAAATCAGCTCCAGAACCGGCGATTTCGTCTACGTTTTTGAACGCCATATCCGCTACAAAATCCTTAATAAAGGAGGATACGACTACGGGAACCTGGAACTTCAGTTTTATAAAAATGGCATCAATGAAACCAAACTGGATTATATGGACGCCGCCACCTATAACCTGGACGGAGGTAAAATCGTAGTCAGCAAAATTAATAAAGATGCTAAGTTTTCTGAAAAACAGGATAAAAACTATACGCTCAAAAAATTTGCGTTGCCAAACGTAAAAGAAGGATCAATTGTTGAATATAAATACAAAACATCGTCCGATTTCATTTTTACGCTTGGACCATGGTATTTTCAAAGATCTATACCTACTCTTTATTCACAATTCGAAGTTACCATTCCCGAATATTACAAGTACAAACCCAGCGGTGGGGGTTATTTGTTTTTAAACCCTCAAAGAGAAAGCGTGAATCAAACCTTTTTGGTGGGCGGTGCAACATATACCACCCAATCGGCTAAAATGAGCTTTCAGGTAGAAAATGCACCGGGGCTTAAAAGGGAAAGTTTTGTAACCACCATGGACGACTATGTCAGTAAAATAGGTTTTGAACTAGCCTCCATTACCATTCCGGGTCAGGTTTATCGTGAATATACATCCACCTGGCCAAAAATAGTAAAAGGCCTTAAAGAAGATGAAAACTTTGGTGGCTTTTTGAATAAAAGGGGATATAGCAAAACATTGCTAAAAGATCTTTTAAAAGGGGAAACCAAAGCAGACACAGTTTTACAAATCATTTTTAACTATGTAAAAAATAACATCAAGTGGAATGAGGAGTACAGAAAGTATGCATCAGAAACCAATATCAAAGCTGTATTTGATAAAAAAACAGGAAGCTCGGCCGACATTAATCTTTCTCTGCTCAATCTGCTGACCGAAGCCAATATTACTGCCTCGCCGGTGTTATTAAGTACCAGAGAAAATGGTGCGCACCCCGGAGTTCCTATGCTTACTGATTTCAACAACGTTATTGTAATGGCCGAAATGGGCGACCAGCAGATTTTGCTGGATGCGACCGACAAGGACCATACACCTGGACTGATTGCCTATGATAACCTCAACCATCAGGGATTAAAGGTAAATCTAAAAGATGAAGATGGCTCCTGGATTTCATTGGAAGAAGCTAAAATGAGCAGGAGAAATATCAATCTGATACTCACCTTAAGCCCGGAAAATACATTTGCTGGCAAACTTTATCTGTCTTCATCTCATTACGAAGCGTTGAAACGTAGAAATCAATATCGGTCGGCCACCAATGAAACGGACTTCCTGAAAACTTATAAAACTGAGAAACCCGGCCTTGGCATCAAAAATTATCAGATCCAGCAACTGGATAACCTGACCGAGCCCTTGATTGAAACCATGGATGTTATGATTGAGGATAATGTGGAAGAAGCGGGAAACCTGGCTTATTTTGCACCACTCCTATTTGAAAGAACCAAAGAAAATCCTTTTAAACTTGAAGAAAGAATGTTCCCGGTCGATTTTGGTTTTCCAACGGAAGAAAATTATCGCATTACCATTGATTTTCCAACCGGATACCAATTAGATAAAACTCCTAAAAATGAAAAAATCAGTCTACCTGAAGATGCGGGCTCTTTTATTTTCCTTTTTGCTGTTGAGGCCAATAAACTCATGATCACCAGTAAAATATCCATAAAAAAAGCACTTTTCACCTCTGAAGAATATCATTACTTAAAGGAACTGTTTAAAAACATAGTCAGAAAACAGGCAGAACAAATCGTATTTAAGAAGGGATAA